A window from Diachasmimorpha longicaudata isolate KC_UGA_2023 chromosome 5, iyDiaLong2, whole genome shotgun sequence encodes these proteins:
- the LOC135162508 gene encoding venom serine carboxypeptidase-like, protein MEWTISVFISVFLILFTAENSQAFTNVYPKMKGYPLRASEDVGNPLFLTPYIESGKINEARKIAAVQHKQMADVQSYSGYLTVDKKFNSNMFFWFFPAEMNPKTAPVVLWLQGGPGATSLFGLFTENGPFIVTKNKTLAKREFRWSQNHHVLYIDNPVGTGYSFTEHSEGYANNETQVGENLHRALVQFFQLFPELQKNDFFVTGESYAGKYVPAVSYAIHTKKSTSPVKINLKGLAIGNGLTDPINQLNYGDYLYQLGLIDFNGLELFHAYQKRGMDFINQSKYDEAFQVFNEMIDGDLNSGPSLFENLTGFNFYFNYLKTHDSEEADWISEWIQMPDVRKAIHVGNCSFQFEANEVENHLKNDITRSEADKVAILAEHYRVLIYNGQLDIIVAYPLTENYLRNLKWVGAEAYKKAVRKTWMVDGEIAGYVKTVGNLSEVLVRNAGHMVPADQPKWAYDLISRFTHGKKIESFNLSRDFKQNVNIPKSLWPGKTTRTQD, encoded by the exons ATGGAGTGGACAATCAGTGTTTTTATCAGTGTCTTTTTGATACTTTTCACAGCGGAAAATAGTCAGGCATTTACAAATGTTTATCCGAAAATGAAGGGCTACCCTTTGAGGGCTAGCGAAGATGTTGGAAATCCATTGTTTCTTACACCTTACATtgaaagtggaaaaattaatgaggcgAGAAAAATCGCTGCTGTGCAGCATAAACAGATGGCTGATGTTCAAAGTTATTCGGGATATTTGACTGTTGATaagaaatttaattccaaTATGTTCTTCTGGTTCTTCCCAGCTgag ATGAATCCGAAAACTGCTCCAGTAGTCCTCTGGCTGCAGGGCGGTCCAGGAGCAACTTCCCTTTTCGGACTTTTCACTGAGAACGGTCCATTCATCGTAACCAAGAATAAAACCCTGGCTAAGCGCGAATTCCGCTGGAGCCAGAATCACCATGTCCTGTACATAGATAACCCAGTGGGCACCGGCTACAGCTTCACGGAGCACTCCGAAGGGTACGCCAATAACGAGACCCAAGTTGGGGAGAACTTGCACAGAGCTTTGGTGCAATTCTTCCAGCTCTTCCCAGAGCTTCAGAAGAATGATTTCTTTGTTACTGGCGAATCCTATGCTGGAAAGTACGTGCCAGCAGTGTCGTATGCTATTCACACGAAGAAATCTACCTCCCCGGTGAAGATCAACTTGAAGG GTCTAGCTATTGGCAATGGATTGACCGATCCGATCAATCAGCTTAACTATGGGGATTATCTTTATCAACTCGGCCTGATTGATTTTAATGGGCTTGAGCTGTTCCACGCATATCAAAAACGGGGAATGGACTTCATCAATCAGAGCAAATACGACGAAGCCTTTCAAGTATTCAATGAGATGATCGATGGCGATCTGAACTCAGGCCCCAGTCTCTTCGAGAATTTGACTGGTTTCAATTTCTATTTCAATTATCTCAAGACTCATGATAGTGAGGAAGCTGACTGGATTTCGGAGTGGATTCAGATGCCGGACGTCAGGAAAGCCATTCACGTGGGCAACTGCAGCTTTCAGTTCGAAGCCAACGAGGTCGAGAATCATCTGAAGAATGACATCACCAGGTCAGAGGCTGACAAAGTCGCTATTCTTGCCGAGCATTATCGGGTTTTGATTTATAATGGACAGCTGGATATTATTGTTGCTTATCCACTGACTGAAAATTACCTGAGGAACCTTAAGTGGGTTGGGGCGGAGGCTTACAAAAAGGCCGTGAGGAAAACGTGGATGGTCGATGGGGAGATTGCTGGCTACGTAAAGACTGTGGGGAACTTGAGTGAGGTTCTGGTGAGAAATGCTGGGCATATGGTACCTGCCGATCAACCCAAGTGGGCCTATGATCTAATCAGTAGATTTACgcacggaaaaaaaatcgagagttTCAACTTGTCCAGAGATTTTAAACAAAATGTGAACATTCCAAAGTCACTATGGCCAGGGAAGACCACACGTActcaagattaa
- the LOC135162528 gene encoding lysosomal thioesterase PPT2 homolog isoform X2: MEVISNRIQEMHPGTEVYNTPRYAGWSSLEPMWRQIEEIGEDVMAIAAAFPEGINLLGYSQGGLIARAILQRFPDHNVRNFISLSSPQAGEFGTKFLHLFFPDLVCETAYELFYSKIGQHTSVGNYWNDPYHQELYFRYSKFLPLVNGEEKSQNSTQFKNGLTKLNKMILIGGPDDGVITPWQSSQFGYFDSNNTVLDMRDRAIYKTDAIGLKTLDKAKKMITYTVPGIPHFMWHKNETIADLYIIPYLD; this comes from the exons ATGGAGGTCATCAGCAATCGCATACAGGAG ATGCATCCTGGAACGGAGGTTTATAACACCCCGCGATACGCGGGGTGGAGCAGCTTAGAGCCCATGTGGCGGCAGATCGAGGAAATTGGCGAGGATGTGATGGCTATTGCAGCCGCATTTCCGGAGGGTATCAATCTCCTCGGTTACAGCCAGGGAGGATTGATAGCACGAGCTATTCTCCAGAGATTCCCCGATCACAACGTCAGGAACTTCATTTCCTTGAGCTCACCACAAGCTGGAGAGTTCGGAA caaaGTTTCTGCATTTGTTTTTCCCGGATTTAGTATGTGAAACAGCTTATGAACTGTTCTACTCGAAAATTGGACAACACACTAGTGTTGGGAATTACTGGAATGATCCGTATCATCAG GAATTATATTTCCGATATAGCAAATTTCTGCCTCTTGTCAATGGCGAGGAAAAATCCCAGAACAGTACTCAGTTTAAAAATGGCCTCACcaagttgaataaaatgatACTGATCGGAGGTCCCGACGACGGTGTGATAACGCCGTGGCAAAGTAGTCAATTTGGTTATTTCGATAGCAACAATACTGTTCTGGACATGAGAGACAGAGCTATCTACAAGACCGACGCAATTGGCCTGAAAACACTAGATAAggctaaaaaaatgataacttATACTGTGCCGGGAATCCCCCACTTCATGTGGCACAAGAACGAAACCATTGCTGATCTTTATATTATACCCTATTTAGACTAA
- the LOC135162528 gene encoding lysosomal thioesterase PPT2 homolog isoform X1: MKMTVDILKVLFFLNLVNFQWVSGYYPVVIIHGVLTGSDSMEVISNRIQEMHPGTEVYNTPRYAGWSSLEPMWRQIEEIGEDVMAIAAAFPEGINLLGYSQGGLIARAILQRFPDHNVRNFISLSSPQAGEFGTKFLHLFFPDLVCETAYELFYSKIGQHTSVGNYWNDPYHQELYFRYSKFLPLVNGEEKSQNSTQFKNGLTKLNKMILIGGPDDGVITPWQSSQFGYFDSNNTVLDMRDRAIYKTDAIGLKTLDKAKKMITYTVPGIPHFMWHKNETIADLYIIPYLD; the protein is encoded by the exons ATGAAGATGACAGTGGACATTTTGAAGGTACTATTTTTCCTGAATCTAGTCAATTTCCAATGGGTGTCAGGGTACTACCCTGTTGTTATAATACATGGGGTGCTCACAGGTAGCGATAGCATGGAGGTCATCAGCAATCGCATACAGGAG ATGCATCCTGGAACGGAGGTTTATAACACCCCGCGATACGCGGGGTGGAGCAGCTTAGAGCCCATGTGGCGGCAGATCGAGGAAATTGGCGAGGATGTGATGGCTATTGCAGCCGCATTTCCGGAGGGTATCAATCTCCTCGGTTACAGCCAGGGAGGATTGATAGCACGAGCTATTCTCCAGAGATTCCCCGATCACAACGTCAGGAACTTCATTTCCTTGAGCTCACCACAAGCTGGAGAGTTCGGAA caaaGTTTCTGCATTTGTTTTTCCCGGATTTAGTATGTGAAACAGCTTATGAACTGTTCTACTCGAAAATTGGACAACACACTAGTGTTGGGAATTACTGGAATGATCCGTATCATCAG GAATTATATTTCCGATATAGCAAATTTCTGCCTCTTGTCAATGGCGAGGAAAAATCCCAGAACAGTACTCAGTTTAAAAATGGCCTCACcaagttgaataaaatgatACTGATCGGAGGTCCCGACGACGGTGTGATAACGCCGTGGCAAAGTAGTCAATTTGGTTATTTCGATAGCAACAATACTGTTCTGGACATGAGAGACAGAGCTATCTACAAGACCGACGCAATTGGCCTGAAAACACTAGATAAggctaaaaaaatgataacttATACTGTGCCGGGAATCCCCCACTTCATGTGGCACAAGAACGAAACCATTGCTGATCTTTATATTATACCCTATTTAGACTAA
- the LOC135162503 gene encoding uncharacterized protein LOC135162503 yields MYLPILTTTLAVISVQLSAAAVLPQNEKSTSNPLTSHQDVKPDVKDSPLLIHAMSTPRPDVEQTHTVSNTDKSVITTGDSEILNQIDRSFTSKTSPSADEVIDEVNQTYGVKHGGEEAVTQVNEVHDYAQGQDPSGVNDVYAREETDTVFAVGNSKGEMEMIGKSNSNTGEQISTPDGVDHTFIVADDRALHQVENKERLEVNGQSETDMVYMAATSDDVESFYQLNNIGQHNLVRNNQGVEKETEESSLTGFGYADEVTEALALDDTQKTMSISNKDVQASVGVGRTNGRYDSTDSSGNKDILLIDDTAHNINVKDGDLGVSLNTNDMNNIYGFKDQDGNVEGYQGNGRDHSLTVTDGVMTANFDLNNVDELFGTSTADGIDEVHKINQAGKSVVIDDGERGVAMGVNKIDEVHGVFDNGDVKASYQGNQVDKVLAVAEGSSGSSLQTSEMSGVLQVMDDEGKMQVISTGGQMVGQAIVVGDDPVDGNYMAGKMDEVMWIDSVEAPDVDNYQLSKSSPAPDMTHLSTARPEDYQRSESPLDVGIAGLSTPGPQDETPDVIVIQQGVTLTQDNKYTSSDTSAGAVTSAFNGFHRLVDKFDRLYQIGDVGRIGGIFGGGRKSKIDVQITIDMDI; encoded by the exons ATGTACTTACCGATCTTGACCACCACCCTGGCAGTCATATCAGTGCAGCTCTCAGCAGCAGCAGTGCTTCCCCAAAATGAGAAATCAACGAGTAATCCCTTGACCAGCCATCAAGACGTGAAACCGGACGTCAAGGATTCACCTCTCTTGATACACGCGATGTCCACCCCCCGCCCGGACGTTGAACAGACCCATACAGTCTCCAACACCGACAAGTCTGTGATAACCACCGGCGACAGCGAAATCCTGAACCAGATCGATCGGAGCTTCACATCAAAGACATCCCCATCAGCTGACGAAGTTATTGACGAAGTCAATCAAACATACGGAGTCAAACACGGTGGCGAGGAGGCTGTGACCCAGGTGAACGAAGTTCACGACTACGCCCAGGGCCAAGACCCGAGTGGTGTAAACGACGTCTACGCGAGAGAAGAGACGGACACAGTCTTCGCGGTGGGTAACTCGAAGGGAGAAATGGAGATGATCGGCAAGAGTAACTCGAATACAGGAGAACAGATATCGACTCCCGATGGCGTTGACCACACCTTCATCGTAGCTGACGATCGAGCTCTTCATCAAGTTGAGAATAAAGAGAGGCTTGAGGTGAATGGACAGAGTGAAACAGATATGGTGTATATGGCAG CGACCTCTGACGATGTTGAATCATTCTATCAACTCAACAATATCGGCCAGCATAATCTCGTCCGTAATAATCAAGGTGTTGAGAAAGAGACCGAAGAGTCCAGTCTCACAGGGTTCGGTTATGCAGACGAAGTTACCGAAGCTCTTGCTCTGGATGATACTCAGAAGACCATGAGCATCAGCAATAAAGATGTTCAGGCGTCAGTCGGGGTGGGCAGGACCAATGGTCGTTATGATTCAACGGATTCGAGTGGAAATAAAGATATTCTGCTGATCGACGACACTGCCCATAATATCAATGTGAAAGACGGTGACCTGGGAGTTTCGTTGAACACCAATGACATGAATAATATCTACGGATTCAAAGATCAAGACGGTAACGTTGAAGGTTATCAAGGAAACGGAAGGGATCATTCGCTTACGGTCACTGATGGGGTGATGACAGCCAACTTTGATCTGAATAACGTTGACGAGTTGTTTGGTACTTCTACTGCTGACGGTATTGATGAGGTGCATAAGATCAATCAGGCTGGGAAAAGTGTAGTGATTGATGATGGAGAACGAGGGGTTGCCATGGGGGTCAATAAAATCGACGAGGTACATGGAGTTTTTGATAATGGTGATGTGAAAGCGAGTTATCAAGGCAATCAAGTTGACAAGGTCCTCGCAGTTGCTGAGGGCTCTTCAGGATCGAGTCTTCAGACGAGTGAAATGAGTGGCGTCTTGCAAGTGATGGATGATGAGGGAAAGATGCAGGTGATATCAACCGGAGGCCAGATGGTAGGTCAAGCTATCGTTGTCGGGGATGATCCGGTCGATGGGAATTATATGGCTGGAAAAATGGATGAAGTCATGTGGATAGACAGTGTTGAGGCACCCGATGTTGACAATTATCAGCTGAGCAAGAGTTCTCCTGCTCCGGACATGACTCATTTGAGTACAGCCAGACCTGAGGACTATCAAAGATCTGAGAGTCCTCTAGACGTAGGAATAGCCGGCTTGAGTACTCCGGGACCACAGGATGAGACTCCTGATGTCATTGTCATTCAACAAGGAGTCACTCTGACTCAGGATAATAAATATACGAGCTCTGACACCTCTGCAGGGGCTGTTACTTCGGCTTTCAATGGTTTCCATCGTCTTGTCGACAAGTTTGATCGACTTTATCAGATCGGTGATGTGGGGCGAATTGGGGGCATATTTGGAGGCGGACGAAAAAGCAAGATCGATGTACAGATCACGATCGATATGGATATCTGA
- the LOC135162510 gene encoding venom serine carboxypeptidase-like yields the protein MGFTVLTSLVLASIIATVYYSGYNLDITSERENEKIEEENDLHPLFLTPLIESGNIDDARRKSIVEYEGLRDVVSYSGFITVNKEYNSNLFFWFFPAEMISKTAPIVIWLQGGPGESSLLGLFSENGPFRLMKDQTLESRENTWVGPLNMLYIDSPVGTGFSFTNHEDGYADNQLSVGLYLYQALVQFFQLFPEFQANDLYIAGESFGGKFAASLGYTIHALNPTVLNNPMNLKGLAIFSGSLEAVDKAGGSTRAVQPPPSHIFRPYDLVNFKTISKFLKYERKMKDLVDKPKAMDLDDLFLMARETTKFIADLPPLFSDEKPEEPSETNDPEVLSQMMEKDEIRQAIHAGNRTFVVNSDRVKELLKAEMTRPLENVFAILLENYRVLIVNGELDMVASAIDIERSLMKLNWTGKDDLRRATVTQWLVGGEVAGYVKRVGKLEAVKVQNSGGLLIKERPTWMLELITKFTGGESIV from the exons ATGGGTTTTACCGTTCTCACGAGCCTTGTCCTTGCGTCCATCATTGCCACTGTCTATTACAGTGGTTACAATCTCGACATCACGTCTGAAcgtgaaaatgaaaagatCGAAGAGGAGAACGATCTTCATCCTCTTTTCTTAACTCCGCTGATTGAGAGTGGCAATATTGATGATGCAAGAAGAAAGTCGATTGTCGAATATGAAGGGCTAAGGGATGTCGTCAGCTATAGTGGATTTATCACGGTTAATAAGGAGTACAATTCCAATTTGTTCTTCTGGTTTTTTCCCGCTgag ATGATCTCAAAAACTGCTCCAATAGTCATTTGGCTTCAAGGAGGTCCAGGCGAGAGTTCCCTCCTCGGTCTTTTCTCGGAGAACGGTCCCTTCCGCCTCATGAAGGACCAAACTCTGGAAAGTCGTGAGAATACCTGGGTCGGTCCCCTGAACATGCTGTACATCGACAGCCCGGTAGGAACCGGCTTCAGTTTTACTAATCACGAGGACGGTTACGCAGACAATCAACTGTCTGTGGGCCTGTACCTGTACCAAGCCCTTgtccaattttttcaactgtttCCTGAGTTCCAAGCCAACGATTTGTATATCGCTGGGGAATCATTCGGTGGAAAATTCGCAGCTAGTTTGGGATACACGATTCACGCGTTGAATCCTACTGTTTTGAACAATCCGATGAATCTGAAGGGTCTCGCTATCTTCAGTGGTTCGTTGGAGGCAGTGGATAAAGCCGGAGGGTCCACAAGGGCTGTGCAACCTCCGCCGTCTCATATATTTCGACCGTACGACTTGGTGAATTTCAAAACTATCTCGAAATTCTTGAAGTATGAGAGGAAGATGAAGGATCTCGTGGATAAACCGAAAGCAATGGACTTGGATGACCTATTTTTAATGGCCAGGGAGACCACCAAATTCATTGCTGATCTTCCTCCGTTATTTAGTGATGAGAAACCAGAGGAACCTTCCGAAACGAATGACCCAGAAGTGCTCTCCCAAATGATGGAAAAGGACGAGATAAGGCAGGCCATTCATGCTGGTAACAGAACCTTCGTTGTGAATTCGGATCGAGTGAAAGAGCTCCTGAAAGCGGAGATGACGCGCCCACTTGAAAATGTCTTCGCTATTCTTCTGGAGAATTACCGGGTTCTGATTGTCAATGGAGAGCTGGATATGGTGGCGTCTGCTATTGATATCGAAAGGTCTTTGATGAAGCTGAATTGGACTGGGAAGGATGATCTGAGGCGAGCAACTGTCACGCAGTGGTTGGTGGGTGGCGAGGTAGCAGGGTATGTCAAGAGGGTTGGGAAGCTGGAGGCGGTGAAGGTGCAGAATTCTGGAGGACTTCTTATTAAAGAACGACCGACGTGGATGCTGGAATTAATTACGAAATTTACGGGGGGAGAGAGTATTGTTTAG